A genomic region of Alligator mississippiensis isolate rAllMis1 chromosome 4, rAllMis1, whole genome shotgun sequence contains the following coding sequences:
- the PNMT gene encoding phenylethanolamine N-methyltransferase, which translates to MSSIAAVGESYQKFNPHAYLQNNYMPPRADFTSEDCVVPWKLRCLAEAFATGEIHGHTLIDIGSGPTIYQLLSACDHFEEIIATDYLEVNREVLRQWVQDKMDVFDWSPYIKHVCKIEGRGEQWKEKEQKLREKLRQILPIDVHQPNPVGSPLHQLADAMVSTFCLEAVSPDRLSFERALKNVTSLLKPGGHFLLIGALEESFYLAGEAKLSVVPVSEADVKEALTKSGYKIHDFRSYIMPPRLKIGVDDVSGVFFVHAQKQPVV; encoded by the exons ATGAGCAGCATTGCTGCCGTTGGGGAGAGCTACCAGAAGTTCAACCCCCATGCCTACCTGCAGAACAACTACATGCCCCCCCGTGCTGACTTCACCTCTGAGGACTGTGTGGTGCCTTGGAAGCTGCGATGTCTCGCTGAGGCCTTTGCTACAG GTGAAATCCACGGCCACACCCTGATAGACATCGGCTCTGGTCCCACCATCTACCAGCTCCTGAGTGCCTGTGACCACTTTGAGGAAATCATTGCCACTGACTACCTGGAGGTAAATCGTGAGGTCCTCCGGCAATGGGTGCAGGACAAGATGGATGTCTTTGACTGGAGCCCCTACATCAAACATGTCTGCAAGATTGAGGGCAGAGG GGAACAGTGGAAGGAGAAAGAGCAGAAGctgagagagaaactgaggcagatccTGCCCATTGATGTCCACCAGCCCAACCCGGTGGGCTCCCCACTCCACCAACTAGCTGATGCCATGGTTTCCACTTTCTGCCTGGAGGCTGTGAGCCCCGACCGGCTGAGCTTTGAGCGAGCCCTGAAGAATGTCACCTCGTTGCTCAAGCCAGGGGGGCACTTCCTCCTCATCGGAGCCCTGGAGGAGTCCTTCTACCTGGCTGGGGAGGCCAAGCTCTCAGTGGTACCAGTGAGTGAGGCCGATGTCAAAGAGGCCTTGACCAAGAGTGGCTACAAGATCCATGACTTCCGTTCCTACATCATGCCTCCCAGACTGAAGATTGGGGTGGACGATGTGAGCGGAGTCTTCTTTGTCCATGCGCAGAAGCAGCCTGTGGTGTAA